The Prosthecobacter algae genome includes a region encoding these proteins:
- a CDS encoding PAS domain S-box protein encodes MKTDPPHAPASPVSGSWLKGGGEMGRRMREFDWSQHPLGPLDSWPQSLKTTISLMLNSRFAMWMGWGPDFWFFCNDAYLPTLGLKKDWLGEPATIVWKEIWQDVGPRAESVVRSGVATWDEGLQLFLERSGFSEETYHTFSYSPIPGDDENVGGMLCVVTEETERIISERRLSLLRDLATGLTGVTTEGDLCAAFQHCIQQEPKDLPFALIYLAQPCGEETQLSCCHGVSPGHRAAPASLRFGGEDNVWPLACRTTSPGIQCLEDLHTRFEDLPGSAWDKPSSRAAIIPILEQGTDQPAGHLVVGLNPYRPFDAPYQGFLELLAGQISAALSNVRAYERQIRRAEELAAIDRAKTVFFSNVSHEFRTPLTLMLGPLEDLLGQAGEAAAGNGRELLSVAHRNGLRLLKLVNTLLDFSRLEAGRLEAAFEPLDLAAVTADLAESFAPAMKRAGLDFRVECPPLREPVFVDRDLWEKIVLNLISNAFKFTLEGSIRISLRDGPEMVELAVADTGAGIPQSAQSSLFERFFRVQGTEGRSHEGTGIGLALVAELVKLHGGTVTVESQPGLGSTFTVRLPRGRDHLPPEQVRPGVKPHAHRSDGAFLAETERWLPTDLPAAPASGSVLGSSRKRILLADDNADMREYVSHLLATRFEVQTVADGQAALATVQTWRPDLVLSDVMMPGLDGFGLLQALRQDPATRMIPVILLSARAGEEARVEGLDAGADDYLIKPFDSRELLARVSTHLSLAQSRQESARQASQAEERLQHMLTLLPAGVYTCDQKGQITFFNPRAAELWKRTPNLNDPETRFCGFHRILLEDGSAIAPEQSPMAEAVLHGKSFRNMEAEVERPDGTRFTASVSIDPLWDDQGRIIGAINIFQDVTESRATASALKLELEDRQRDVRHATFLSALSQQLSLLNDPRDLLRVASEKVGQHLECDRCWFVEVADSFEWLTVMEDWTHEGAPRLAGRFHPEDFASLDLWQKITCQVVAVGDVAEHELTCEFASRFEPLGLRSFAVAPFSNSGPVRTLLAVGSARPRNWREDELRLLDNVVSRVRPLVEQARAALDVQIRGERMQLLSETLAQLLGARNPETVVRELFAKVTTHLRADTYFNFMVTPAGDALELHSCAGIDEETARAMHRLNFGQAVCGTVAQTCQSIVANDIQNSDYDKANLVRGLGIQTYACNPLIAGGELLGTLSFASRVRTHFDEDELKFIRIVTHSAALVLEQLKSSEARQRLASIVTSSDDAIISKNLDGIITSWNLGAQRMFGYSADEMIGQPITLLVPAERQDEEPTILQRIRRGEYIHHYETVRQRKDGGLVDISLTISPIKDAEGRIIGASKIGRDITERRKNELELVRREQLYRSIGESINYGIWVCDAEGRSVYTSESFLKLVGITQEQCANDGWSAVLHPDDAESTLAEWQEICRQGGIWEKELRYKGVDGQWHPVLSRGIPIRNPKGEIVQWAGINLDISTFKKTEEALRQQSQILAVLNHVSSSLVAERNLEKIVQTVTDASREISGAQFGAFFYNVTNEKGEAYTLYTLSGIPREAFSKFPMASNAEFFAQTFRGEGVVRVDDVLADPRYGKNALYHGMPAGQLPVRSYLAVPVVSSSGQVIGGMFFGHDEPGMFTEATEGLLMGMAAQAAIAIDNAELYTSLHRELEQVKRVETALRASERRWRDMAEAMPHLVWTSVADGSWDFVSPQWCTYTGRREEEQRGHGWTEAVHPEDRQVLEKAWNEAAHTRSIVDVEVRIRRADGQYRWFKTRAMPVMDEAGKIIKWYGSNTDIEDIKLTDTILREREARLSAIFAQAGSGIVQTNLEGGITMVNDAYCEIVARTRDELLGMNVHAITHPEDRTQNMAVFEAMIKGGASFIIEKRDILPDGTYVWVRNSVVGIRNGLGDVIAGLIITQDITDSREAENALRASEEQLRLVTDHAPVLLAQFDQQHRYKFVNRPYAERYGFEPQEVIGKHARDVVSDNAYRSALPMIERAFRGERVEFEMAIPYEALGPRWGHVIFVPERSADGDVVGIVSVLTDITMRKQAEHDLEQARDRALEAVRAKDDFLARLSHELRTPLSPVLLLASEGSKSRDIPESARADFETIRKNVDLEARLIDDLLDITRITRGKLALDLHPMDLNDIIRDALATIRGEADGKQVRMDLDLVPTPLPVLADAVRLQQVLWNLLNNAVKFTAAQGSIRIVTRLEDEGRSVCVEVSDTGIGMTEDEIHRIFDAFSQGDHAAKGGSQHFGGLGLGLAITRMLVDLHQGQISATSAGRGQGATFVVKLPRVTDGGPLTLPSLPAQDVSAAPAASLSPLRILLVEDHEPTRIALSSLLRRRRHEVSTAGSLAEARVLAADQSFDLLISDLGLPDGTGYELMEELATQLPLKGIAVSGFGMEQDLVRSRNAGFVTHLIKPVRIEALEAALAVLPGR; translated from the coding sequence ATGAAGACGGACCCTCCCCATGCTCCAGCTTCGCCTGTTTCCGGCTCCTGGTTGAAGGGAGGCGGCGAAATGGGGCGGCGCATGCGTGAGTTTGACTGGTCGCAGCACCCTCTGGGGCCTCTGGACTCCTGGCCGCAGAGCCTGAAGACGACCATCAGCCTGATGCTGAATTCCCGTTTTGCCATGTGGATGGGCTGGGGGCCGGACTTTTGGTTTTTCTGCAATGATGCCTACCTCCCCACTCTGGGGTTGAAAAAAGACTGGCTCGGGGAGCCTGCGACCATCGTCTGGAAGGAAATCTGGCAGGATGTGGGACCGCGTGCGGAATCCGTGGTCCGCAGCGGAGTGGCCACCTGGGATGAAGGGCTGCAACTGTTCCTAGAGCGCAGCGGTTTTTCGGAAGAAACGTACCACACCTTTTCCTACAGCCCCATCCCTGGGGATGATGAAAATGTTGGGGGGATGCTGTGCGTGGTCACGGAGGAGACGGAGAGGATCATCAGCGAGCGGCGGCTGAGCCTGCTGCGCGATCTGGCCACCGGTCTTACGGGAGTCACCACGGAAGGAGATCTCTGTGCTGCCTTTCAGCATTGCATCCAGCAGGAGCCGAAGGATCTCCCCTTTGCCCTCATCTACCTCGCCCAGCCCTGTGGCGAGGAGACCCAGCTATCCTGCTGCCATGGGGTGTCGCCCGGGCATCGGGCCGCCCCGGCCAGCCTTCGTTTTGGGGGTGAGGACAATGTCTGGCCGCTGGCCTGCCGCACGACCAGCCCCGGCATCCAGTGCCTGGAGGATCTGCATACACGTTTTGAGGACCTGCCGGGCAGTGCTTGGGACAAGCCGTCATCCCGGGCCGCTATCATCCCCATTCTGGAACAAGGGACGGACCAGCCTGCCGGCCATCTTGTGGTGGGGTTGAATCCTTATCGTCCCTTTGATGCTCCCTACCAGGGTTTTTTGGAATTGCTGGCAGGCCAGATTTCAGCCGCACTTTCCAATGTCCGCGCTTATGAACGCCAGATCCGCAGGGCGGAGGAACTGGCGGCCATAGACCGCGCCAAAACGGTCTTTTTCAGCAACGTCAGCCATGAGTTTCGCACCCCGCTCACCCTCATGCTGGGGCCCCTGGAGGATCTTTTGGGCCAGGCAGGGGAGGCGGCAGCCGGCAATGGCCGGGAACTCCTTTCGGTGGCGCATCGCAACGGTCTGCGGCTACTGAAGCTGGTCAACACGCTGCTGGATTTCTCCCGCCTGGAGGCTGGCCGACTGGAGGCGGCGTTTGAACCGCTGGATCTCGCGGCTGTGACGGCCGACTTGGCGGAAAGCTTTGCCCCGGCGATGAAAAGAGCCGGGCTCGATTTTCGCGTGGAGTGCCCGCCACTTCGCGAACCAGTGTTTGTGGACCGGGATTTGTGGGAAAAGATCGTCCTGAACCTGATTTCAAATGCCTTCAAGTTCACGCTGGAAGGCAGCATCCGCATCAGCCTGCGAGATGGGCCGGAAATGGTCGAACTGGCCGTGGCAGATACGGGGGCGGGCATCCCCCAGTCCGCCCAGTCCAGCCTGTTCGAGCGCTTTTTCCGCGTCCAGGGAACGGAGGGCCGCAGTCATGAGGGGACCGGCATCGGCCTGGCCCTGGTGGCGGAACTGGTGAAGTTGCACGGCGGCACCGTGACCGTGGAAAGCCAGCCGGGCCTGGGTAGCACCTTCACCGTGCGCCTCCCCCGTGGCCGGGATCATCTGCCACCTGAGCAAGTCCGGCCTGGTGTCAAACCTCATGCCCATCGCTCAGACGGGGCTTTCCTGGCCGAGACGGAACGCTGGCTGCCGACCGACCTGCCTGCGGCACCCGCCTCAGGGTCTGTTTTGGGCAGTTCACGGAAGCGTATCCTGCTGGCAGATGACAATGCCGACATGCGGGAATACGTGAGTCATCTGCTTGCCACTCGGTTTGAGGTGCAGACCGTGGCCGATGGGCAGGCGGCGCTGGCCACCGTGCAAACTTGGCGGCCCGATCTGGTGCTATCGGATGTCATGATGCCGGGGCTGGATGGGTTTGGACTTCTGCAAGCCCTGCGCCAGGACCCGGCTACTCGGATGATACCCGTGATCCTCCTTTCGGCGCGGGCCGGCGAGGAGGCGCGTGTGGAAGGGCTGGATGCCGGGGCCGATGATTACCTGATCAAGCCTTTCGACAGCCGTGAACTGCTGGCTCGCGTCAGCACGCACCTGTCCCTGGCGCAGTCCCGCCAGGAGTCGGCCCGCCAGGCCAGCCAAGCGGAAGAGCGCCTGCAGCACATGCTCACGCTGCTGCCCGCCGGTGTTTACACCTGCGATCAGAAAGGGCAGATCACCTTTTTCAATCCCCGTGCGGCGGAACTTTGGAAACGCACGCCCAATCTCAACGATCCTGAGACGCGTTTCTGCGGCTTTCATCGCATCCTGCTGGAGGATGGATCCGCCATCGCACCGGAGCAAAGCCCAATGGCGGAGGCAGTGCTCCATGGGAAAAGCTTCCGCAATATGGAGGCGGAGGTGGAGCGCCCAGATGGCACCCGCTTCACGGCCAGCGTCAGCATTGACCCGCTGTGGGATGACCAGGGCCGCATCATCGGTGCCATCAATATCTTTCAGGATGTCACGGAATCTCGCGCGACGGCCAGCGCCCTGAAACTGGAACTGGAGGACCGCCAGCGTGATGTCCGCCACGCCACCTTTCTCAGCGCCCTCAGCCAGCAGCTCAGTCTGCTGAATGATCCCCGGGACCTCCTGCGGGTGGCGTCTGAAAAAGTCGGCCAGCATCTCGAGTGTGACCGTTGCTGGTTTGTGGAGGTGGCAGACAGTTTCGAGTGGCTCACCGTCATGGAGGATTGGACTCATGAGGGGGCACCCCGGCTGGCAGGACGCTTTCATCCAGAGGATTTTGCCTCTCTAGACTTGTGGCAAAAGATCACCTGCCAGGTGGTCGCTGTGGGGGATGTAGCGGAGCATGAGCTGACCTGCGAGTTTGCCTCGCGCTTTGAGCCCCTCGGCCTGCGATCCTTTGCCGTGGCCCCTTTTTCCAATTCGGGCCCCGTGCGCACACTCCTGGCGGTCGGTTCAGCCCGGCCACGGAACTGGCGCGAGGATGAGTTGCGGCTCTTGGACAACGTCGTCAGCCGGGTGAGGCCGCTGGTGGAGCAGGCGCGAGCCGCGCTGGACGTGCAAATCCGTGGCGAGCGAATGCAGCTCCTTTCGGAAACACTGGCCCAGCTTCTCGGCGCCCGGAATCCGGAAACGGTGGTGCGGGAACTCTTTGCCAAGGTGACCACGCACCTGCGCGCGGATACTTATTTTAACTTCATGGTCACGCCTGCGGGTGATGCGCTGGAGCTGCATTCCTGTGCGGGCATTGATGAAGAGACGGCCCGGGCCATGCATCGACTGAACTTTGGCCAGGCGGTCTGCGGCACGGTAGCCCAGACTTGCCAGAGCATCGTCGCGAATGACATCCAGAACAGCGATTACGACAAGGCGAACCTAGTGCGCGGCCTCGGCATCCAGACTTATGCCTGCAATCCGCTGATCGCGGGGGGCGAACTTTTGGGCACCCTCTCCTTTGCTAGCCGGGTGCGCACGCATTTCGATGAGGATGAGCTGAAGTTCATCCGCATCGTCACACATTCCGCCGCCCTCGTGCTGGAGCAGCTCAAGTCTTCGGAGGCACGTCAGCGGCTGGCCTCTATCGTCACCTCTTCGGACGATGCCATCATCAGCAAAAATCTGGATGGCATCATCACGAGTTGGAACTTGGGAGCGCAGCGCATGTTTGGTTATTCGGCAGATGAGATGATCGGCCAACCGATCACCCTGCTCGTTCCCGCAGAGCGGCAGGATGAGGAGCCGACCATTCTGCAGCGCATCCGCCGTGGCGAATACATTCATCATTATGAGACGGTCCGGCAGCGCAAAGATGGCGGCTTGGTGGATATCTCGTTGACCATCTCTCCCATCAAGGATGCCGAAGGGCGCATCATTGGGGCTTCCAAGATTGGCCGCGATATCACGGAGCGGAGAAAGAACGAGCTGGAGCTCGTGCGGCGGGAGCAGCTCTACCGCAGCATCGGCGAGTCCATCAATTATGGCATCTGGGTGTGCGATGCCGAAGGCCGGAGCGTTTACACCAGCGAATCCTTCCTCAAACTGGTTGGCATCACCCAAGAACAGTGCGCCAATGATGGCTGGAGTGCGGTGCTGCATCCTGATGATGCGGAGTCCACCCTGGCAGAGTGGCAGGAGATTTGCCGTCAGGGAGGCATCTGGGAAAAAGAGTTGCGGTACAAAGGCGTGGACGGTCAGTGGCATCCGGTGCTTTCGCGTGGCATTCCCATTCGCAATCCGAAGGGGGAGATCGTGCAGTGGGCGGGGATCAACCTCGACATTTCGACCTTCAAGAAGACGGAAGAGGCGCTGCGCCAGCAATCCCAGATCCTGGCCGTGCTGAACCACGTCAGCAGCTCGCTGGTGGCCGAAAGGAACCTGGAGAAAATCGTGCAGACCGTCACAGATGCCAGCCGTGAAATCAGCGGGGCGCAGTTTGGGGCGTTCTTTTACAACGTGACTAACGAGAAGGGTGAGGCTTACACCCTTTATACCCTTTCAGGTATTCCCAGAGAGGCCTTCTCCAAGTTCCCGATGGCAAGTAACGCGGAGTTCTTTGCCCAAACCTTCCGTGGTGAAGGTGTGGTGAGGGTGGACGACGTATTGGCAGATCCAAGGTATGGCAAAAACGCGCTCTATCATGGCATGCCGGCGGGTCAGTTGCCGGTGAGGAGCTACCTCGCGGTGCCTGTCGTCTCAAGCTCCGGGCAGGTCATCGGCGGCATGTTCTTCGGCCATGATGAACCTGGTATGTTTACTGAGGCGACTGAAGGCCTCCTCATGGGCATGGCCGCGCAGGCTGCCATCGCGATTGACAATGCCGAGCTGTACACCTCCCTCCACCGTGAGCTGGAGCAGGTGAAACGGGTGGAAACCGCGCTGCGGGCCAGCGAGCGGCGCTGGCGAGACATGGCCGAGGCGATGCCCCACTTGGTCTGGACTAGCGTAGCGGACGGGAGCTGGGATTTTGTGAGTCCGCAATGGTGTACCTACACTGGCAGGCGGGAGGAAGAGCAGCGCGGCCATGGCTGGACAGAGGCCGTCCACCCCGAGGACCGGCAGGTGCTGGAAAAAGCCTGGAACGAGGCCGCCCACACCCGCAGCATCGTCGATGTGGAGGTGCGCATCCGCCGTGCAGACGGGCAGTACCGCTGGTTCAAGACCCGGGCGATGCCAGTGATGGATGAGGCCGGAAAAATCATCAAATGGTACGGGTCCAACACGGACATCGAAGACATCAAGCTGACGGACACCATCCTACGCGAACGTGAAGCCCGGCTGTCCGCCATTTTTGCCCAGGCGGGCTCCGGCATTGTGCAGACCAATCTCGAAGGCGGCATCACGATGGTCAATGATGCTTACTGCGAGATCGTCGCCCGCACCCGTGATGAGCTGCTGGGCATGAATGTCCATGCCATTACCCATCCCGAAGACCGGACCCAGAACATGGCAGTTTTTGAGGCCATGATCAAAGGCGGGGCCTCCTTCATCATCGAGAAGCGGGATATCCTGCCGGATGGCACCTATGTTTGGGTGCGCAACAGCGTCGTCGGTATTCGCAACGGGTTGGGGGATGTCATCGCGGGACTCATCATCACTCAGGACATTACGGACAGCCGCGAGGCCGAAAATGCCCTGCGCGCCAGTGAGGAGCAACTGCGGCTGGTGACAGATCACGCGCCCGTTTTGCTGGCCCAGTTTGACCAGCAGCATCGCTACAAGTTTGTCAACCGGCCCTATGCGGAACGGTATGGCTTTGAGCCGCAGGAAGTGATCGGCAAACATGCCCGTGACGTCGTCAGCGACAACGCCTACCGCAGTGCTTTGCCGATGATCGAGCGTGCCTTCCGGGGCGAGCGTGTGGAATTCGAAATGGCGATCCCTTACGAGGCGCTGGGCCCGCGCTGGGGCCACGTGATCTTCGTGCCGGAGAGAAGCGCAGACGGGGACGTGGTGGGCATCGTCTCCGTGCTGACGGACATCACCATGCGCAAGCAGGCGGAGCATGATTTGGAACAGGCCCGCGACCGTGCCTTGGAGGCGGTGCGTGCCAAGGATGATTTCCTGGCGCGTCTCTCCCATGAGCTGCGCACCCCGCTCAGTCCGGTGCTGCTTTTGGCCAGTGAGGGCAGCAAGAGCCGGGACATCCCGGAAAGCGCCCGCGCGGATTTTGAAACCATCCGCAAAAATGTGGATCTGGAAGCCCGGCTCATTGATGACCTGCTGGACATTACCCGCATCACACGGGGTAAGCTGGCGCTGGACCTGCATCCGATGGATTTAAACGACATCATCCGCGATGCCCTGGCCACCATTCGCGGCGAGGCGGATGGCAAGCAGGTGCGGATGGATCTGGATCTGGTGCCCACGCCACTGCCTGTGCTAGCGGATGCCGTGCGCCTGCAGCAAGTGCTGTGGAATTTGTTGAACAATGCAGTCAAGTTCACGGCTGCTCAGGGAAGCATCCGCATCGTCACGCGGTTGGAGGATGAAGGGCGCTCCGTCTGTGTGGAGGTGAGCGATACGGGCATCGGGATGACGGAGGATGAGATCCACCGGATATTTGATGCCTTCTCTCAGGGAGATCATGCGGCCAAAGGTGGCTCCCAGCACTTTGGCGGTCTCGGGCTGGGGCTGGCCATCACCCGCATGTTGGTGGATCTGCATCAGGGCCAGATTTCCGCCACCAGCGCTGGGCGTGGCCAGGGGGCTACCTTTGTCGTGAAGCTACCCCGTGTCACCGATGGAGGCCCCCTCACGCTGCCGTCACTGCCCGCTCAGGATGTGTCTGCTGCGCCCGCCGCCTCTCTGTCTCCTCTGCGCATCCTGTTGGTGGAGGACCATGAGCCTACGCGCATCGCCCTTTCCTCCCTCCTGCGCCGTCGCCGTCATGAGGTGAGCACGGCGGGCTCCCTGGCTGAGGCCCGGGTGCTGGCGGCAGACCAGTCCTTTGACCTTTTGATTTCCGATCTCGGCCTGCCGGATGGTACGGGATACGAACTGATGGAAGAGCTCGCGACCCAACTGCCTCTGAAGGGCATTGCCGTCAGCGGCTTTGGCATGGAGCAGGATTTGGTGCGTAGCCGGAATGCCGGTTTTGTGACTCACCTCATCAAACCAGTGCGGATCGAGGCCCTGGAGGCAGCTCTGGCAGTTTTGCCTGGGCGTTAG
- a CDS encoding HAMP domain-containing sensor histidine kinase, producing MPTAYFLFSERNAVARQAAREGIERAYPHMLVEEVASVDEVLLHRPTSAGSLRVLIEPTMEELELALTAGQENGLAHGPVVALSTTLHSSALTVIPQEDWHGPLMAQVFHAALQRHELLQENARLRGDLMTFARRISHDLRTPLSGIFTTAELLKEILADHSEEDAALTTPLYDSTQLVLKLIERTSQVARATVEPQPMEMADVGQVAWAGRQTVERAAMKMGVRMQEPKIWPLVACVPAWLQVVWANLLQQSVQRSPQGGTVEMQWKELPDSYEFSVQDQGPELKEEQRQALWWPFEKLHQGHSAKSLDLPIARRLVELQGGRCGCEVVQGGGLRFFFTLPKGSPVPGPVA from the coding sequence ATGCCGACTGCCTACTTCCTGTTCTCCGAGCGAAATGCCGTGGCCCGCCAGGCTGCACGGGAAGGGATCGAGCGGGCTTATCCGCACATGCTGGTGGAGGAGGTCGCAAGTGTGGACGAGGTCCTTCTGCACAGGCCAACCTCAGCAGGTAGCCTGCGCGTCCTCATTGAGCCGACGATGGAGGAACTGGAGTTGGCGCTGACAGCAGGCCAGGAAAACGGGCTGGCCCACGGGCCGGTCGTGGCCCTTTCCACCACCCTTCACAGCAGTGCCCTGACTGTCATTCCTCAGGAAGACTGGCATGGTCCCTTGATGGCCCAAGTTTTCCACGCGGCCCTACAAAGGCATGAGCTGCTGCAGGAAAATGCCCGCCTGCGAGGTGATTTGATGACCTTTGCACGGCGCATCAGCCATGACCTGCGCACTCCCCTGAGCGGCATTTTTACCACGGCAGAGCTGCTGAAGGAAATCCTCGCAGATCATTCGGAAGAAGATGCCGCCCTAACCACGCCTCTTTACGATTCCACCCAGTTGGTCCTGAAACTGATCGAGCGTACCAGTCAGGTGGCCCGTGCCACGGTGGAGCCCCAGCCCATGGAGATGGCGGATGTGGGCCAAGTAGCCTGGGCTGGACGCCAGACGGTGGAGCGCGCTGCCATGAAGATGGGGGTGCGCATGCAGGAGCCCAAGATTTGGCCACTGGTGGCCTGTGTGCCGGCTTGGCTTCAGGTCGTCTGGGCCAATCTGCTGCAACAGTCCGTGCAGCGAAGCCCCCAGGGCGGAACCGTCGAAATGCAGTGGAAGGAGCTGCCCGACAGCTACGAATTCAGTGTGCAGGACCAGGGGCCTGAACTGAAGGAAGAACAGCGCCAGGCCCTGTGGTGGCCTTTTGAGAAGCTGCACCAGGGCCACAGCGCCAAGAGCCTGGACCTGCCCATCGCACGCCGGTTGGTGGAGTTGCAGGGGGGGCGTTGCGGTTGCGAGGTCGTGCAAGGTGGCGGGCTGCGATTCTTTTTCACCCTGCCCAAGGGCTCTCCCGTGCCAGGCCCCGTTGCATGA
- a CDS encoding hybrid sensor histidine kinase/response regulator, which produces MLASTPLHILIVDDSLTDCVIFRRYLTRGVQNPYVVSEVSTAAQALLHLQSNRPDCVLLDFNLPDSDGVSLVKKIVGTHGENAFGIVMLTSNHEVELAVEALRSGAHDFLPKGGTNAIVLRRAVENATEKAAIQRELETQRHELAQKNAELQIHVQRLEKEMSDRLHAETRLRQSENQLRVVTDHAAVLLVLCDRDYRYKFVNRHYASRFGREPEEVVGHHIQDIMGKQAFEIILPYLDRVLLGERVEFEIEIPFQTLGLRWMSVVYVPERGHDGTVHGLIGVMSDTTARKTAEMELEHARDEALAASRAKDDFLAALSHELRTPLNPILLLSSDAADDESLPEHVRSVFETIRKNVDLEARLIDDLLNITRISRGKMALDRLPVDIHAVLTDAMTNVAVEIHAKHLSLRQQLKATGHTVLGDAVRLQQVFWNVLKNAVKFTPEGGCITVTTRTILEDDVIEIGIVDTGIGMTPAELERVFDAFAQGDHAGDGGSHRFGGLGLGLAISQMLVQSHFGQIQACSEGPGEGAVFVIRLPLVPDICLTLNTPDPGETAEVRTGASVRILLVEDHEPTRTALAHLLKRRHYTVITAASLEEARQISKGESFDLLISDIGLPDGNGYDLMQELAGRHSMKGIALTGYGMDRDIDRSTEAGFVAHLTKPIQVQTLEAAIQVALSPSAR; this is translated from the coding sequence ATGCTCGCCTCCACGCCGCTCCATATCCTGATTGTGGATGATTCGCTGACCGACTGTGTGATCTTCCGCCGGTATCTGACGCGTGGCGTGCAAAACCCGTATGTCGTCAGCGAAGTTTCGACGGCTGCCCAGGCCCTGCTGCATCTACAGTCGAACCGGCCCGACTGTGTGCTTCTGGACTTCAATTTGCCCGATAGCGATGGCGTGAGCTTGGTGAAAAAGATTGTCGGCACCCATGGTGAAAACGCCTTTGGCATCGTCATGCTCACCTCCAATCATGAGGTGGAACTGGCCGTCGAGGCCCTGCGCAGCGGTGCCCATGATTTCCTGCCCAAAGGCGGCACCAATGCGATCGTACTGCGGCGGGCCGTGGAAAATGCGACGGAAAAAGCCGCCATCCAGCGCGAATTGGAAACCCAGCGGCATGAGCTGGCCCAAAAAAACGCGGAACTGCAGATCCACGTGCAGCGGCTGGAAAAGGAGATGAGCGACCGCCTGCATGCTGAGACCCGGCTACGGCAGAGCGAGAACCAGCTCCGTGTCGTCACCGACCATGCCGCCGTCCTGCTGGTGTTGTGTGACCGCGACTACCGCTACAAGTTCGTCAATCGACACTATGCCAGCCGCTTTGGCCGTGAACCAGAGGAGGTGGTGGGCCACCACATCCAGGACATCATGGGAAAGCAGGCCTTTGAGATCATCCTCCCTTATCTGGACCGCGTGCTGTTAGGAGAACGGGTGGAGTTTGAAATCGAAATCCCCTTTCAAACCCTGGGCCTGCGCTGGATGAGCGTCGTTTATGTGCCTGAGCGCGGGCATGATGGTACGGTGCATGGGTTGATCGGGGTGATGTCTGATACGACGGCCCGCAAGACGGCCGAAATGGAACTGGAACACGCCCGTGATGAAGCCCTGGCGGCCTCGCGGGCGAAAGATGATTTCCTGGCGGCGCTGTCGCATGAACTGCGCACCCCCCTGAATCCCATCCTGCTGCTCTCCAGCGACGCGGCGGATGATGAGTCCCTGCCAGAGCATGTGCGGTCCGTCTTTGAGACCATCCGTAAAAATGTGGATCTGGAGGCTCGTCTGATTGACGACCTGCTGAACATCACCCGGATCAGCCGCGGCAAGATGGCGCTCGACCGGCTGCCGGTGGACATTCATGCCGTGCTGACGGATGCGATGACCAATGTGGCCGTCGAGATCCATGCCAAGCATCTCTCCCTGCGCCAGCAACTGAAGGCTACGGGCCACACTGTTCTGGGAGATGCCGTGCGCTTGCAGCAGGTGTTTTGGAACGTGTTGAAAAACGCGGTCAAATTCACCCCCGAAGGTGGCTGCATTACCGTGACCACACGCACGATCCTGGAGGATGACGTCATCGAAATAGGCATTGTGGATACGGGCATCGGCATGACGCCCGCTGAACTGGAGCGGGTGTTTGATGCCTTTGCCCAGGGAGACCACGCCGGGGACGGCGGCTCTCATCGTTTTGGCGGCTTGGGGCTTGGACTCGCCATCAGTCAGATGCTGGTGCAGAGCCACTTTGGCCAGATCCAGGCCTGCAGCGAAGGCCCTGGGGAGGGGGCCGTTTTTGTCATCCGTCTACCGCTCGTGCCGGACATTTGCCTCACTTTGAACACCCCAGATCCGGGGGAAACGGCAGAAGTCAGAACTGGAGCTTCCGTTCGGATTCTCCTGGTCGAGGATCACGAACCCACCCGCACGGCCCTGGCGCATCTGCTGAAAAGACGGCATTATACAGTCATCACAGCCGCTAGCCTGGAGGAGGCGCGCCAGATCTCCAAGGGCGAAAGTTTTGATCTGCTGATCTCCGACATCGGCCTGCCCGATGGCAACGGCTATGACCTCATGCAGGAGCTGGCAGGCCGCCACAGCATGAAAGGCATCGCCCTGACTGGCTATGGCATGGACCGTGATATCGACCGCAGCACCGAAGCGGGTTTTGTGGCCCACTTGACCAAGCCTATCCAGGTGCAAACTTTGGAGGCGGCCATTCAGGTGGCTTTGTCGCCTTCTGCACGATGA
- a CDS encoding response regulator: protein MSESPHPSFLIVEDSDEDYAALERIVRRARPEITVKMQRCASAEQVLALLNAPLLPQKPLPELPALIVLDLNLPGLNGKEVLRAVRQHPRMKRTPVVIFSTSSSPHDIEWCYEHGANSYHVKQTDYAAFKRAVELLVDYWVEAVRLPSPVRTGTVLEKPDEAVSLV from the coding sequence ATGAGCGAATCCCCCCATCCATCTTTCCTCATCGTTGAGGACAGCGATGAAGATTATGCGGCCTTGGAGCGCATCGTCAGGCGTGCTCGCCCGGAGATCACGGTGAAGATGCAGCGTTGTGCCAGTGCAGAGCAGGTGCTTGCCCTCCTCAATGCCCCGCTGTTGCCGCAAAAGCCGCTTCCAGAACTGCCGGCTCTCATCGTTCTGGACCTAAACCTGCCCGGCCTCAACGGCAAAGAGGTGCTGCGCGCCGTGCGGCAACACCCCCGGATGAAGCGCACGCCGGTGGTCATCTTTTCCACCTCCAGCAGCCCGCATGACATCGAGTGGTGCTATGAGCACGGGGCCAATTCCTACCACGTGAAACAGACGGACTACGCGGCCTTCAAGCGGGCTGTCGAGCTGCTGGTGGACTATTGGGTGGAGGCCGTACGCCTGCCTTCCCCCGTCCGTACTGGCACGGTTCTGGAAAAGCCGGACGAAGCCGTCTCCTTAGTCTGA